The following proteins are co-located in the Solanum pennellii chromosome 8, SPENNV200 genome:
- the LOC107027444 gene encoding F-box/FBD/LRR-repeat protein At1g13570-like, producing the protein MGLCWNMGNGPTVVCFTQLADEIVMPPDEQGLSLPSPDQLRNFSTHLIDDILLWKTPEDLTSPTIGFIPILDSFLRLPDFFFNCSALTHLYLKECEIQPPCFFKGFNKLIRLILKSVTLSSDTFESLISNCPLLEDLVLKDIDSPYFMSINAPNLRSFVFRGDIQLIHLENVPVLSNVLYAPRELVLEDEDDFVNIFSSIPALECFRWDLFEVDNGSTKVIPTRLPSVLNCLKCLFMSWITLGEFFEISFALCIIRSSPNLEEIEIKECILTDGGYFECVPQEVVDEIPASFSDITFNHLRTVKFYDVLLEEVEMQLINVLLAKSPALVKMVIKPRQMETNKSLNVLAEITKFQRESSKEEVVYLVD; encoded by the exons ATGGGCCTTTGCTGGAACATGGGAAATGGCCCAACAGTTGTGTGCTTCACACAACTTGCAGATGAG ATTGTCATGCCTCCGGATGAACAAGGACTTAGTTTACCTTCTCCTGATCAACTAAGAAACTTTAGCACTCATTTAATCGATGATATTCTAT TGTGGAAAACACCCGAGGACTTGACGTcccctaccattggatttattccAATTCTTGATAGTTTCCTCAG GTTGCCTgacttcttttttaattgttcagCATTGACGCATTTGTATCTCAAGGAATGTGAAATACAGCCTCCATGTTTCTTTAAGGGATTTAATAAGTTGATTAGGCTAATATTAAAATCTGTCACGTTATCTTCTGATACGTTTGAAAGTTTGATCTCTAATTGCCCATTGCTTGAGGATTTGGTACTAAAAGACATAGACAGTCCGTACTTCATGAGTATTAATGCTCCGAATCTAAGGTCATTTGTCTTTCGTGGCGATATACAATTGATACATCTTGAAAATGTCCCTGTTCTTTCCAATGTTCTGTATGCGCCTAGAGAATTAGTTCTAGAGGACGAAGAtgattttgtcaatattttttcgTCTATTCCTGCTCTCGAGTGTTTCCGCTGGGATCTTTTTGAG GTCGATAATGGATCAACAAAAGTTATACCAACAAGGCTTCCATCAGTTCTTAACTGTCTGAAATGCCTATTCATGTCTTGGATTACTCTTGGagagttttttgaaatttcGTTTGCTCTTTGCATAATACGGAGCtctccaaatttggaagaaattgaaattaag gaATGTATCCTTACTGATGGAGGTTATTTCGAATGTGTTCCCCAGGAGGTTGTTGATGAGATTCCTGCAAGCTTTTCggatatcacatttaatcatCTGAGAacagttaagttttatgatgtactattagaAGAGGTTGAAATGCAGCTTATCAATGTTTTATTGGCAAAGTCTCCAGCACTGGTGAAAATGGTAATCAAGCCTCGTCAAATGGAAACTAATAAATCTCTCAACGTACTTGCGGAGATAACAAAGTTTCAGCGGGAATCATCTAAAGAAGAAGTCGTGTATCTTGTTGATTAG